The window CGCGCAGGGCAGGGCCGCGGGGGCGGCCTCGCGTCGCGCCGGCGCCGACGGGGCGACGGGCGCTTCCCGTGCCTCCCAGGTTTCCCGTCCTGCCGCTGCCGCCGGTTCCGGTGCGACGGACGCGGCCGGAGCGGCGGGCGAGGCCGAGCGGGCGCAGGGCGCGGGCAGGTCGCCGCGCGGCGGGAAGATCGCGGCCGCCGCCGTGAACCAGGCGAGCGTGTGGAACGTCGCCAATCTGCTGACCATGCTCCGGCTGCTGCTCGTGCCCTGCTTCGTGGCCCTGATGCTGACCGACGGCGGGTACGACCCCGCGTGGCGGTCGCTGGCCTGGGCCGCCTTCGCCGTCGCCATGATCACCGACCTGTTCGACGGCCACCTGGCGCGGACGTACAACCTCGTCACCGACTTCGGGAAGATCGCCGACCCCATCGCCGACAAGGCCATCATGGGGGCGGCGCTCATCTGCCTCTCCGGGCTCGGCGACCTGCCCTGGTGGGTGACCGGGGTCATCCTCGGCCGGGAACTGGGGATCACGCTCCTGCGCTTCCTGGTCATCCGCTACGGCGTGATTCCCGCGAGCCGCGGCGGCAAGCTGAAGACGCTCACGCAGGGCGTGGCCGTCGGGATGTACGTACTGGCGCTGACGGGCTGGCTGGCCACGCTGAGGTTCTGGGTGATGGCCGCGGCGGTCGTGCTGACCGTGGTGACGGGCCTGGACTATGTGAGACAGGCCATCGTGCTGCGCCGTCGGGGAATCGCCGAGCAGCGTGCCGCGTTGGAGGAGTCGCAAGCGTGAGTTCGCCGGCCGCCGACGTAGTGAGGCTGCTCACGGTGAGAGGTGAGACGGTCGCCGTGGCCGAGTCGCTGACCGGTGGTCTGGTCGCGGCGGAGATCACCGCGGTGCCGGGGGCGTCGAAGGTGTTCCGGGGCTCGGTCACCGCCTACGCCACCGAGCTCAAGCACCGGCTGCTGGACGTCGACGCCACCCTGCTGGCCGAGCGGGGAGCGGTGGATCCGCAGGTCGCGGCCCAGATGGCGGCCGGGGCGCGGAAGGTCATGGAAGCCGACTGGGGCATCGCGACCACCGGAGTCGCCGGCCCCGACCCCCAGGACGGACAGCCCGTCGGCACGGTCTTCGTGGCCGTCGACGGGCCCCGCACGACGGAAACCGGTGCCGACCGCGGCGGGAAAACGGCCGCGCTGCGGTTGAACGGTAGCCGGGCGGACATTCGTATGGAGAGTGTACGGAGGGTACTCGCACTGCTTTTGGAGCAGATCGCGGGCGAACAGAGCGGAAATGAGCGGGCACAGGATACGGAACGGAACGGGGGGTTTTGATGTTTACAGCCCTGAGTGAACACGACATCGCTCCCCGCACGGCCGCGGCGCAAGGCGGTACGGTGGGGCGTGAAGGATGCGGCTACGCGGTCCGAGGAGGGAGCCACCGATGATTCTGCTCCGTCGCCTGCTGGGTGACGTGCTGCGTCGGCAGCGCCAGCGCCAGGGCCGTACTCTGCGCGAAGTCTCCTCGTCCGCCCGAGTCTCGCTCGGCTATCTTTCCGAGGTGGAGCGGGGGCAGAAGGAGGCTTCCTCCGAGCTGCTCGCCGCCATCTGCGACGCGCTGGACGTACGGATGTCCGAACTCATGCGGGAAGTGAGCGACGAACTCGCCCTTGCCGAACTGGCCCAGTCTGCTGCGGCCACCGAGTCCGTGCCCACGCCGGTTCGCCCGATGCTGGGTTCCGTGTCGGTGACCGGTGTGCCACCGGAACGGGTGACCATCAAGGCGCCCGCCGCCGAGGCGGTGGACGTGGTCGCCGCGTGACCTGTCGCACGCGCGCGTGAACCCACGCACACGTGGATGAGGCCCCGGCCGGGCCTCTCCGGGGAAACCTGGAGGGCCCGGCCGGGGCTTTCACCTTGTCCGGGGGTTTACCGGCGGGTTTCGCCGCGGCCCGTTTGCCGGTGCCGGGCGGGGCCGCCATCGTGGAGGCCAGTGCGGCGGTCCGTCGTCGGCCGGAGGTGATGGTGGGTGCGATGGCGCGGCCGATAGTGCGCTGGGGGGCCGCTCTGGGGCTCGGTGCCGCGTGGTGGTGGGCGGTGCTGCGGCTGCTGCTGTCGGGCGATGCGGGAGTGCTGGAAGGGGCCGTCGCGGCCGGGGGATGGGGGCTGAGCCTGCTGCCCGTGCACTGCGTGCCCAAGGAAGGATCCGGGGAGAGGGGCAAGGGGAGCCACAAGGAGGGGGCGCGGGAAGATCCGGACGAGGGGGAGGACGGGGGGCTCGGAACGCCGGCGCCCGCGGACGGTGATGAAGCGTCGTTTCCCGCCTCCGAGGGGTGGCCGTACGGCGCCTTCGGAGCGTCACCCTCCGCCGGCGGGAGATGGCCGTTCGGCACCGCGAAGGCATCGCCGCCCCCACGCTCGGACGAGGAAACCGGCCCGTCCTGAAGGACCGGGCGGGCGGTCAACCGGTGGTGCGGTGATAGCGGTCCCGCCACTTCTGCGCGCTGCCCGGCGCCGGTGCGGGGCCCGCCTGGCAGCTCGGACACCAGTACGTGGGCCGCTCCTGGGAGCCGTCGCCCTGGTCGGCCACCCGGACGGAGGTGCCGCAGCGCAGACAGGGGCGCGGTGCCCGGCCGTACACGAACAAGTCATGGCCCCGCAGGCCCGTGGTCCGGCGGACCACACGGTCGCGGTTGGCCTCCAGAAGGTCCTTGGCCAGGGCGGGCAGCTCCGCGGCGCGGTCGGCGGGCACGGCGCCGACCGGAAGCCACGGCGTCACGCCGAGCAGGAAGCACAGCTCGCTCTTGTAGACGTTGCCGATGCCGGCGAGATTGCGCTGGTCGAGCAGGGCCTCGCCGAGCGGGCGGCCCGGGCCGGCCAGGAGGTTGGCCTGGGCCAGGTCCGGGTCCCAGTCGGGGCCGAGGAGGTCGGGGCCGAGGTGGGCGACGGCGCGCTCGTCCTCCGAGGTGCGCAGCAGTTCCAGAACCTGGAGGCGATAGCCGACGGCAGAGCGGTCGGCGGTGCCGAGGACGGCGCGGATCTGGTGGCCGGGGCCGCCCTTCCAGCGCTCCCCGGCGCCGTACACCTTCCAGGCGCCCTCCATCAGCAGATGCGAGTGCAGTGTCAGGCCGCCCTCGAAACGGGTGAGCAGATGCTTGCCGCGGGAGACGGTGTCCAGGACGGTCCTGCCGGTGAGGTCGACCGTGGCGTACTTCGGCACCCGGAAGTCGCTCCGGGTCAGCACCTCGCCCGCGAGGGCGTCGCGCAACCGCCTCGCGGTCTGCCAGACCGTGTCGCCTTCGGGCATGGGTCAAGGGTGGCACGTGCGGGTGGGCGGCCACGTACGGGTGCGCGTGGGCCGGCTCCTGCTGCTCGGGGGCACTGGCCGGATCAACGGGTCATGCGCGCATCACCCGGTTCATGCGCGCAGGCGCAGTCCGCGCGGGGTCGCCACGAAGCCCGCTCCTTCCAGGAGGGCGCCGATGGAGGAGGTCAACGCGGAGGCGCCGTTGACCCGCTCCACCGTCACGGTGCCCAGCGAGCCCGCTCGGGCGGCCGCGGCCAGCGCCTCGGCGGCCTCCCGCAGGCGCGGGTCGTCACCGGCCGCGCCGTCCGGGTCCGCGGGCCAGGCCAGCAGCGTCTTGCCGCCGCGCTCCATGTACAGCGTCAGTTCGCCGTCGACGAGCACCACCAGGGAGCCGGCCTTGCGGCCCGGCTTGTGTCCCGCGCCGGTCGGCGGCTCGGGCCAGGGCAGGGCGGCGCCGTAGGCGTTCGCGGGGTCGGCGGCGGCGAGGACGACCCCACGGGCCCCGGCGTCGGCGGTACGGGCACGGCGGTCGCCGAAGCCGCCTCCGTACGGGAAGCCCGTCCCGCCTCCCGCAGTACCGCCGCCCCTCGGGCCGCCGAGTCCCGGTGAGGCGAGGTCGCGGGGTGAGACGTAGTCACCGGACGCCGGGCGGCCGGAGTCCAGCCAGTCGACATCACCGCCGAAGTCGCCGCCAAGGCCACTGCCGAGTTCGGCGGCGGGGAAGCCGGAGTCGATGCCGCCACCGGGGACCCAGGAGCTGTCCGGGGAGCCGAAGCCGCCGGGGCCGCCGTCCCCGGAGACCGCGCCGGGCAGGCCCTCGCTCCGCTCACGGGCGTTCGCCACCGCGCGCAGCCGGTCCACCGCGCCGTCCATCGCGAACTGCGCGGCACCCAGGCCCTCCACCACGTAGCCCCGCCGGGCCTGGCCGCTGTCCTCGAAGGCGGACAGGACCCGGTACACCGCCGAGAAGCCGCCCTCCACGCCCTCCGCCGCCACCGCGCCCCGCGTCACCACGCCGTGCCGGTCGAGGAGCGTACGGGCCAGGGCGTGGGCGCGCACGGTGGGGTCGGGTTCGCGGACCGGGAGCAGCGACCAGCGGCCGGCGACGGTCGGCGGGCCGCTGCGGGACGCGGTGCGGGCGGCGGCCGTCAGCGATCCGTAACGCCCACGCGGGACAGTGCGTTTGGCCCGGTGCGCGGTGGAACCCGCGGTGCGGCCCGAGCCCAGCAGGGAGCGCATCGGGGCGAGCGTGTCGTTGGTGAGCCGCCCCGACCACGCCAGGTCCCACAGCGCGTCGGCCAGTTGGGGATCCGTGGCCTCGGGGTGGGTGGTCGCGCGGACCTGGTCGGCGATCTGACGGAAGAACAGGCCGTATCCGCCGGAGAGGGCGTCCAGGACCGACTGGTGCAGCGCGGTCAGCTCCAGCGGGTGCGGGGGCGGCAGGAGCAGCGGGGCCGCGTCCGCGAGGTACAGGGAGACCCAGCCGTCCTTTCCTGGCAGCGCGCCCGCTCCCGCCCACACGACCTCGCCGGCCGACGTGAGTTCGTCCAGCATCGAGGGGGTGTAGTGCGCCACGCGGGACGGCAGGACCAGCTTCTCCAGCGCGGAGGCGGGCACGGACGCGCCCTGCAACTGCTCGACGGCGCGCACCAGTCCGTCGATGCCGCGCAGGCCGTGCCCCTTGCCGAGGTGCTGCCACTGGGGCAGGAACTGGGCCAGCGCGGCCGGCGGGACCGGCTCCAGCTCGTGCCGCAGCGCGGCCAGCGAACGCCGGCGCAGCCGCCGCAGCACGGCCGCGTCGCACCACTCCTGGCCGATGCCCGCCGGATGGAACTCGCCCTGTACGACACGGCCGCCCGCGGCGAGCCGCTGGAGCGCGCCCTCGGTGACCGCCACGCCCAGGCCGAAGCGGGCCGCGGCCGCCGCCGACGTGAACGGGCCGTGGGTGCGGGCATAGCGCGCCAGGAGGTCGCCCAGGGGGTCCTTCACCGGCTCGGTGAACGCCTCCGGGACGCCCACGGGCAGCGCGGTGCCGAGCGCGTCGCGCAGCCGGCCCGCGTCCTCGATCGCGGCCCAGTGGTCGGCTCCGGCGATCCGGACCCGGATGGCCCGGCGGGCCCCGGCCAGTTCCGCCGCCCAGCCGGACTCGGCGCCCCGCTCGGCCAACTCGGCCTCCGAGAGCGGCCCGAGCAGCCGCAGGACGTCGGCGACGCCCTCGACGTCCTTCACGCGGCGGTCCTCGGTCAGCCACTGCAGCTCGCGCTCCAGCTCCACCAGCACCTCGGCGTCGAGCAGTTCACGCAGCTCCGCCTGGCCCAGCAGCTCGGCCAGCAGCCGCGAGTCCAGCGACAGCGCGGCGGCGCGGCGCTCGGCGAGCGGCGAGTCCCCCTCGTACAGGAACTGCGCGACGTATCCGAACAGCAGCGAACGGGCGAAGGGGGACGGCTCGGGGGTGGTGACCTCGACCAGGCGCACCCTGCGCGACTCGACGTCGCCCATCAGCTCGACCAGGCCCGGCACGTCGAAGACGTCCTGGAGGCATTCGCGTACCGCCTCCAGGACGATCGGGAACGAGCCGAACTCGCTCGCCACCTGGAGCAGTTGAGCGGCGCGTTGGCGCTGCTGCCACAACGGGGTGCGCTTG of the Streptomyces sp. NBC_01788 genome contains:
- the pgsA gene encoding CDP-diacylglycerol--glycerol-3-phosphate 3-phosphatidyltransferase; its protein translation is MTGVPASAAGGSSGAQGRAAGAASRRAGADGATGASRASQVSRPAAAAGSGATDAAGAAGEAERAQGAGRSPRGGKIAAAAVNQASVWNVANLLTMLRLLLVPCFVALMLTDGGYDPAWRSLAWAAFAVAMITDLFDGHLARTYNLVTDFGKIADPIADKAIMGAALICLSGLGDLPWWVTGVILGRELGITLLRFLVIRYGVIPASRGGKLKTLTQGVAVGMYVLALTGWLATLRFWVMAAAVVLTVVTGLDYVRQAIVLRRRGIAEQRAALEESQA
- a CDS encoding CinA family protein, encoding MSSPAADVVRLLTVRGETVAVAESLTGGLVAAEITAVPGASKVFRGSVTAYATELKHRLLDVDATLLAERGAVDPQVAAQMAAGARKVMEADWGIATTGVAGPDPQDGQPVGTVFVAVDGPRTTETGADRGGKTAALRLNGSRADIRMESVRRVLALLLEQIAGEQSGNERAQDTERNGGF
- a CDS encoding helix-turn-helix domain-containing protein, producing MILLRRLLGDVLRRQRQRQGRTLREVSSSARVSLGYLSEVERGQKEASSELLAAICDALDVRMSELMREVSDELALAELAQSAAATESVPTPVRPMLGSVSVTGVPPERVTIKAPAAEAVDVVAA
- a CDS encoding Fpg/Nei family DNA glycosylase, whose amino-acid sequence is MPEGDTVWQTARRLRDALAGEVLTRSDFRVPKYATVDLTGRTVLDTVSRGKHLLTRFEGGLTLHSHLLMEGAWKVYGAGERWKGGPGHQIRAVLGTADRSAVGYRLQVLELLRTSEDERAVAHLGPDLLGPDWDPDLAQANLLAGPGRPLGEALLDQRNLAGIGNVYKSELCFLLGVTPWLPVGAVPADRAAELPALAKDLLEANRDRVVRRTTGLRGHDLFVYGRAPRPCLRCGTSVRVADQGDGSQERPTYWCPSCQAGPAPAPGSAQKWRDRYHRTTG
- a CDS encoding ATP-dependent helicase, with the translated sequence MVSDAHRALDGFSPATRGWFTGAFSAPTAAQAGAWRAIGEGSDVLVVAPTGSGKTLAAFLAALDQLASAPPPADPKKRCRVLYVSPLKALAVDVERNLRSPLTGIRHESVRLGLPEPEVKVGIRSGDTPAAERRALSTRPPDILITTPESLFLMLTSATRDALTGVETVILDEVHAVAGTKRGAHLALSLERLDELLPRPARRIGLSATVRPVDEIARYLSPRRKVEIVQPESGKEFDLSVVVPVEDLGELGGSPVAEDGDKAERPSIWPHVEERITDLVQAHRSTIVFANSRRLAERLCNRLNEIAYERATGEPLDEHHSPAELMGGSGAAQGAPPVIARAHHGSVSKEQRALVEEDLKAGRLPAVVATSSLELGIDMGAVDLVVQVESPPSVASGLQRVGRAGHQVGAVSTGVVFPKYRGDLVQAAVVTERMRSGSIESLKVPANPLDVLAQQLVAMTAMDTWQLDDLLSMVRRAAPFASLPESAFTAVLDMLAGRYPSDAFAELRPRVVWDRVAGTITGRPGAQRLAVTSGGTIPDRGLFGVFLAGSDPKKGGGRVGELDEEMVYESRVGDVFTLGTSSWRIEDITRDRVLVSPAPGVPGRLPFWKGDQLGRPLELGRAVGAFLREVSSLPQDDARLRLLAAGLDAWAADNVLSYLEEQRAACGHVPDDRTIVVERFRDELGDWRVVVHSPFGAQVHAPWALALGARLSERYGMDAQVMHADDGIVLRLPDADLMGLDLLDQEPMRAGLEYDAEQAPVGAADVTFDKGEVDQIVTDQVGGSALFASRFRECAARALLLPRRNPGKRTPLWQQRQRAAQLLQVASEFGSFPIVLEAVRECLQDVFDVPGLVELMGDVESRRVRLVEVTTPEPSPFARSLLFGYVAQFLYEGDSPLAERRAAALSLDSRLLAELLGQAELRELLDAEVLVELERELQWLTEDRRVKDVEGVADVLRLLGPLSEAELAERGAESGWAAELAGARRAIRVRIAGADHWAAIEDAGRLRDALGTALPVGVPEAFTEPVKDPLGDLLARYARTHGPFTSAAAAARFGLGVAVTEGALQRLAAGGRVVQGEFHPAGIGQEWCDAAVLRRLRRRSLAALRHELEPVPPAALAQFLPQWQHLGKGHGLRGIDGLVRAVEQLQGASVPASALEKLVLPSRVAHYTPSMLDELTSAGEVVWAGAGALPGKDGWVSLYLADAAPLLLPPPHPLELTALHQSVLDALSGGYGLFFRQIADQVRATTHPEATDPQLADALWDLAWSGRLTNDTLAPMRSLLGSGRTAGSTAHRAKRTVPRGRYGSLTAAARTASRSGPPTVAGRWSLLPVREPDPTVRAHALARTLLDRHGVVTRGAVAAEGVEGGFSAVYRVLSAFEDSGQARRGYVVEGLGAAQFAMDGAVDRLRAVANARERSEGLPGAVSGDGGPGGFGSPDSSWVPGGGIDSGFPAAELGSGLGGDFGGDVDWLDSGRPASGDYVSPRDLASPGLGGPRGGGTAGGGTGFPYGGGFGDRRARTADAGARGVVLAAADPANAYGAALPWPEPPTGAGHKPGRKAGSLVVLVDGELTLYMERGGKTLLAWPADPDGAAGDDPRLREAAEALAAAARAGSLGTVTVERVNGASALTSSIGALLEGAGFVATPRGLRLRA